A stretch of Henckelia pumila isolate YLH828 chromosome 4, ASM3356847v2, whole genome shotgun sequence DNA encodes these proteins:
- the LOC140861185 gene encoding uncharacterized protein, whose amino-acid sequence MAKTESRLDSLETHMVNMGASMKSLETQIGQLANALKDQNRELRSGKEVGVSKIKSEVEKEKKVEEAEVGESNLMQSKDESKQKPIFKPKLPYPQRFKKKALDEQFVKFLEIFKKLHINIPFADTLLQMPNYGKFLKEVMSRKRKVEEFETVNLIEEYFVVLDMEKDKNMSLKLRRPFLATAEAKIDVKKGKLSMGVEGEKVTFTVFKEARNSSKEKLFMIKQAKRMERCLKVESKVKSASFSATHEEAMDDQDDVEY is encoded by the exons ATGGCAAAGACGGAATCTCGTCTAGATAGCCTGGAGACGCATATGGTTAATATGGGTGCTTCAATGAAATCTTTGGAGACACAAATTGGGCAGCTGGCGAATGCACTGAAAGATCAAAACAGAG agttgaggagtggaaaagaagttggagtcagTAAAATTAAATCTGAAGTCGAGAAGGAGAAGAAAGTTGAAGAAGCTGAAGTTGGTGAGAGTAACCTCATGCAGTCGAAGGATGAATCTAAACAGAAACCTATTTTTAAGCCGAAGCTTCCTTATCCTCAGAGATTTAAGAAGAAAGCGTTGGATGAACAGTTTGTCAAATTTCTtgagatcttcaagaaacttcacatcaatattccattcgcCGATACTTTATTGCAAATGCCTAATTATGGTAAATTTTTGAAGGAGGTGATGTCTAGGAAACGGAAGGTGGAAGAATTTGAGACAGTGAACCTGATTGAGGAAT ATTTTGTGGTGCTAGATATGGAGAAGGATAAAAATATGTCATTGAAATTGAGGAGACCgttcttggctactgctgaagcCAAGATCGATGTCAAAAAAGGAAAGTTGTCGATGGGTGTTGAAGGTGAGAAAGTGACGTTTACTGTGTTCAAGGAGGCTAGAAATTCTTCCAAGGAGAAATTGTTTATGATCAAGCAAGCAAAAAGGATGGAAAGATGTCTCAAAGTTGAGAGTAAA GTGAAAAGTGCAAGTTTCAGCGCCACCCATGAAGAAGCAATGGATGATCAAGATGATGTCGAGTACTGA